A stretch of Bradyrhizobium sp. AZCC 2262 DNA encodes these proteins:
- the kynA gene encoding tryptophan 2,3-dioxygenase has translation MTGKPDDPSREGAQMSFEGRMSYSDYLHLERVLDAQKPLSDAHDELLFIIQHQTSELWMKLAIHEIRSAIKAIRHDQLQPAFKMLSRIARIFEQLNTAWDVLRTMTPSEYTEFRDQLGQSSGFQSYQYRAIEFLAGNRNLALLAPHAHRADIMAKLEEILAEPGLYDEALLLLARNGFDIGEDARRTDWRVKRTPNDEVLAAWKTVYASPAKHWMLYEFAEKLVDFEDYFRRWRFNHVTTVERIIGLKRGTGGTSGVSYLRKMLEVELFPELWKLRTEL, from the coding sequence ATGACCGGCAAGCCCGACGATCCCTCGCGTGAGGGAGCCCAGATGTCGTTCGAAGGTCGCATGTCCTACAGCGATTATCTGCATCTGGAACGCGTGCTGGACGCGCAAAAGCCGCTCTCGGACGCGCATGACGAACTGCTGTTCATCATCCAGCACCAGACTTCCGAACTCTGGATGAAGCTGGCCATCCACGAAATCCGTTCCGCCATCAAGGCGATCCGCCACGACCAGTTGCAACCCGCCTTCAAGATGCTGTCGCGTATCGCCCGGATATTCGAGCAGCTCAATACCGCCTGGGACGTGTTGCGGACGATGACACCCAGCGAATACACCGAGTTTCGCGATCAGCTCGGGCAGTCCTCGGGTTTCCAGTCATACCAGTACCGCGCCATCGAATTCCTGGCCGGCAATCGCAATTTGGCGCTGCTTGCCCCGCACGCCCACCGCGCCGACATCATGGCAAAGCTCGAGGAAATTCTCGCTGAGCCGGGCCTCTATGACGAGGCGCTGCTGCTCTTGGCGCGCAATGGTTTTGACATCGGCGAAGACGCACGCCGAACCGACTGGCGCGTCAAGCGCACGCCAAACGACGAGGTTTTGGCGGCCTGGAAGACCGTCTATGCGTCGCCGGCGAAACACTGGATGCTCTACGAGTTCGCGGAAAAGCTGGTCGATTTCGAAGACTATTTCCGCCGCTGGCGCTTCAACCACGTCACGACGGTCGAGCGCATCATCGGCCTGAAGCGCGGAACCGGCGGCACGTCGGGCGTCTCCTACTTGCGCAAGATGCTCGAGGTCGAACTTTTTCCGGAACTCTGGAAGCTGAGAACAGAGCTCTAG
- a CDS encoding RidA family protein: MTAPKGPTLSVVPNPKTDTPPSGPQVLQPSGWPMPKGYANGMAADGRLVVTGGVIGWDTQGYLATDFVAQVRQTLSNIADILAEGGAGPQHLVRLTWYVVDIEEYLASLKELGRVYREIFGAHYPAMALVQVVRLVEKEARVEIEATAVVPR, from the coding sequence GTGACCGCCCCTAAAGGCCCCACATTGAGTGTGGTGCCTAATCCCAAGACCGATACCCCGCCCTCCGGTCCGCAAGTGCTGCAGCCGAGCGGCTGGCCGATGCCGAAGGGCTACGCCAACGGCATGGCCGCCGATGGCCGGCTTGTCGTGACCGGCGGCGTGATCGGTTGGGATACGCAAGGTTACCTCGCAACCGATTTCGTCGCGCAGGTCCGTCAGACGCTGAGCAACATTGCCGATATCCTCGCCGAGGGCGGCGCTGGACCTCAGCATCTCGTGCGCCTGACCTGGTATGTCGTCGACATCGAGGAATATCTCGCGAGCCTGAAAGAGCTAGGCCGCGTCTATCGCGAGATTTTTGGCGCGCATTATCCGGCGATGGCGCTGGTGCAGGTGGTGCGTCTGGTCGAGAAGGAAGCCCGCGTCGAGATCGAGGCGACGGCGGTGGTGCCGCGCTGA